The Falsibacillus pallidus genome window below encodes:
- a CDS encoding HXXEE domain-containing protein — translation MGYKTTLSSSVDGGVFITQWTVLLIWLFPIIFAIHDFEEIVVVEKWIGRNRKDLHERLPKKAIFYFEKNFAKKTNQFSLVVFVEFVVISLSTILLYLEGFQGWCKWLYLGLMSVFVLHSLTHIGQAILLKRYTPGIITSVVLIIPYGLVFYRTLLEAGTINIADIWMSIPVGIVVFMLFFPATMKAASKY, via the coding sequence AGTGGATGGAGGGGTATTTATTACTCAGTGGACGGTTCTACTTATATGGCTATTCCCAATCATTTTTGCCATACATGATTTTGAGGAAATCGTTGTGGTGGAGAAGTGGATTGGAAGAAACAGGAAGGATCTTCACGAAAGACTTCCGAAAAAGGCGATATTCTATTTTGAAAAGAACTTTGCGAAGAAAACGAATCAGTTTTCTTTAGTGGTTTTTGTTGAGTTTGTCGTAATCTCGCTTTCTACTATTCTTCTATATTTAGAAGGATTTCAAGGGTGGTGCAAATGGCTGTATTTAGGGCTGATGAGCGTTTTTGTGCTGCACTCTCTCACCCATATCGGCCAGGCTATTTTGTTGAAGAGGTACACGCCGGGGATAATTACGTCTGTCGTCTTGATCATTCCATATGGGCTGGTGTTCTATCGGACACTTTTGGAGGCAGGCACCATAAATATAGCGGATATATGGATGAGCATCCCGGTCGGCATCGTAGTTTTCATGCTGTTTTTCCCGGCAACCATGAAAGCTGCTTCCAAATATTAG
- a CDS encoding phage tail protein, whose protein sequence is MTYIVDFKSVSAVGLELSPAAEALAGLRANEARYFMNKYKHEFTVVPAADSQDTLDYVNRILKEERDIEFAAKPLETSQFQVENIKFAYVFYEDGLSVNVMYTVDDPKKRAVGFKLSDGMEIPKELEEKFKFARQKSKLAGTIRGSYFIIKGEY, encoded by the coding sequence ATGACTTACATCGTAGATTTTAAAAGTGTATCTGCCGTTGGTTTAGAATTGTCGCCTGCTGCAGAAGCGCTTGCTGGCTTGCGTGCAAATGAAGCCCGCTACTTTATGAACAAATATAAGCATGAATTTACGGTGGTTCCAGCTGCCGATAGTCAGGACACACTTGACTATGTGAACCGGATTTTGAAAGAAGAACGTGATATAGAATTTGCGGCAAAGCCTCTGGAAACGTCTCAATTTCAAGTCGAAAACATCAAGTTCGCCTATGTTTTTTATGAGGATGGCCTATCGGTCAACGTCATGTACACGGTTGATGACCCTAAAAAGCGCGCTGTTGGCTTTAAGCTTTCAGATGGAATGGAGATCCCGAAGGAGTTAGAAGAAAAGTTCAAGTTCGCCAGACAAAAATCCAAACTGGCCGGAACCATCCGAGGCTCCTATTTCATCATCAAAGGGGAATATTAA